In the Theobroma cacao cultivar B97-61/B2 chromosome 1, Criollo_cocoa_genome_V2, whole genome shotgun sequence genome, one interval contains:
- the LOC18611779 gene encoding serine/threonine-protein kinase ATG1t isoform X1: protein MEPEAMSCLSEPLTTGDYILKSKLGESSFSTIWKAMSKSSGEVVAVKQVCLCKLSKHLTNCLDCELNFLSSVNHPNIIRLLHVFQLESCLFLVLEFCAGGDLASYIRHHGRVQEKIARRFMQQLGAGLEVLQSHHIIHRDLKPENILLSGSKDDLVLKIADFGLSRRVDPGKYAETVCGSPLYMAPEVLQFQRYDEKVDMWSLGAILFELLNGYLPFHGRTNVQLLQNIKSCTCLPFSKLILPGLHPDCVDICSRLLSVNPVHRLSFQEFYQHKFLEQKEWETKSNSHTCEFECCRIHSKPSCLLCFSHNERSLAL, encoded by the exons ATGGAACCTGAAGCCATGTCCTGCCTGTCGGAACCACTGACAACCGGGGACTATATATTGAAATCAAAGCTGGGAGAAAGTTCTTTTTCCACAATTTGGAAAGCAATGAGCAAATCAAGCGGAGAAGTAGTGGCAGTGAAGCAAGTTTGTCTTTGCAAGCTTAGCAAACACCTCACCAACTGTTTGGATTGTGAGCTTAATTTTCTGTCCTCTGTCAACCACCCCAACATCATTCGCCTTCTCCACGTTTTTCAG TTGGAAAGTTGTTTGTTCCTGGTCCTGGAGTTCTGTGCTGGAGGAGACCTAGCCTCTTACATTCGGCATCATGGAAGAGTTCAAGAGAAAATAGCTAGAAGATTTATGCAGCAACTTG GAGCTGGTTTGGAAGTTTTGCAGTCCCATCATATCATTCACAGAGACCTGAAACCAGAG AACATTCTACTGTCTGGCTCCAAGGATGATTTGGTACTGAAGATAGCTGATTTTGGTCTTtcaag ACGTGTAGATCCAGGCAAGTATGCTGAGACAGTATGTGGATCCCCATTGTATATGGCTCCAGAAGTACTACAATTTCAAAGATATGATGAGAAG GTTGACATGTGGAGTCTTGGTGCAATTCTTTTTGAGCTTCTTAATGGTTACCTACCTTTCCATGGTAGGACTAATGTTCAG CTACTTCAGAATATCAAATCATGTACATGCCTTCCGTTTTCGAAGCTCATTCTTCCAGGATTACATCCAGACTGTGTTGACATATGTTCAAGACTTCTTTCTGTAAATCCAG TTCATCGCCTGTCCTTTCAAGAATTCTATCAGCATAAGTTTTTAGAACAAAAAGAATGGGAAACTAAAAGCAACTCTCATACTTGTGAGTTTGAATGCTGCAGAATTCATTCCAAG CCTTCGTGTCTGCTTTGCTTCTCTCACAATGAAAGAAGTCTTGCGTTGTGA
- the LOC18611781 gene encoding G-type lectin S-receptor-like serine/threonine-protein kinase LECRK1, with amino-acid sequence MQKGSLLFLLHPNFLMAHASPILLLFLLLSLQVIAQENETNIIKPGSSLYPRKHPSSWASSSGHFEFGFYPQGSGFSVGIWLVGQPENTIVWTANRGDPPVSSNATLVFTGQGGLLLQTENGKENLIVDVRESVDSASMLDTGNFVFFQNRSVVWESFDSPTDTILGGQNLSTNYNLTSSVSRSNHSTGQYYLIMQGDGNLVAYVRSAAVDTRDAYWATNTYGSSLSRLYLNERGRLLLYAYPEERGLANSSQIGDKTVITYRATLDPDGVFRIYSHQFESNISSNGTKEWQNLNDLCDVKGNCGLNSYCSSRNNDVECYCYPGFTFINENRKFLGCSQNFTLDGCEARKDLVMHYNFTTLENMDWVGSGYSLMNMNEEDCKKACEEDCYCGGALYSRSSGSCTRYSLPLIYGKRRGDISTTAFIKLILGSTPTIPPPQSPTLIDEGNQRLISTMGLSLGSVSCLCFVIAISSFLIYRHRMQSYRKLLENKNSGFTEQFTLRSFSFSELDKATDGFKDELGRGSFGVVYKGILPGDKDSKTVAVKKLEKVKEGEREFRTEMAVIGRTNHRNLVRLLGFCVEGSRKLLVYEYLSNGSLANFLFNTSESPNWKERARIALDVAKGILYLHEECEVCIIHCNIKPQNILLDDSMTAKISDFGLAKLLRPNQTSISGIIGTAGHLAPEWQRNASLSVKADVYSFGVILLEIICCRSSIDVEVSNADEILLSTWVYNCFAAGELNQLVGGEEVDLRMLERFVKVGLWCIQDDPTLRPLVKNVTLMLEGKMDVPVPPFPSLSHVTY; translated from the coding sequence ATGCAAAAGGGCTCCCTCCTCTTTCTCTTACACCCAAACTTTCTCATGGCTCATGCGTCACCTATTCTCTTGCTATTCCTTCTACTTTCTTTACAGGTGATAGCTCAAGAAAACGAGACCAACATAATAAAACCAGGTTCTTCTCTCTATCCCAGAAAACACCCTAGTTCATGGGCCTCATCTTCAGGGCATTTTGAATTTGGTTTCTATCCGCAAGGCTCTGGGTTTTCGGTTGGAATATGGCTTGTTGGTCAGCCTGAAAACACCATTGTCTGGACTGCGAATCGAGGTGATCCGCCTGTCTCCTCAAATGCTACTTTAGTGTTTACAGGACAAGGTGGTTTGCTTCTTCAGACTGAGAATGGTAAAGAAAATCTTATTGTTGATGTGAGAGAATCTGTTGATTCAGCTTCTATGCTTGACACCGGAAATTTCGTTTTCTTCCAGAATAGGTCTGTTGTTTGGGAAAGCTTTGATTCCCCAACTGACACAATCTTAGGAGGCCAGAATTTATCCACTAATTATAATTTGACTTCCAGTGTGTCAAGATCAAACCACTCAACTGGCCAATATTATCTCATAATGCAGGGTGATGGAAACCTTGTAGCCTATGTACGTTCTGCTGCAGTTGATACTAGAGACGCGTACTGGGCCACTAATACTTACGGTAGTTCTTTGTCGAGGTTATATCTCAATGAAAGAGGCCGTCTCCTCCTGTATGCATATCCCGAAGAAAGGGGTTTGGCAAATAGCTCTCAAATTGGGGACAAAACGGTGATTACCTATAGGGCAACTCTTGACCCTGACGGAGTTTTCAGAATATACTCACACCAATTTGAAAGTAATATCAGTTCAAATGGGACGAAGGAGTGGCAGAATTTGAATGATCTATGTGATGTTAAGGGCAACTGTGGCTTGAATAGCTACTGTTCCAGCAGGAATAACGATGTTGAGTGCTATTGCTATCCTGGTTTCACTTTTATCAACGAGAACAGGAAATTCCTGGGCTGTTCTCAGAATTTCACTCTAGATGGTTGCGAGGCAAGAAAAGATCTAGTGATGCATTACAATTTCACTACTTTAGAAAATATGGATTGGGTGGGTAGTGGCTATTCTCTGATGAATATGAATGAGGAAGACTGTAAAAAAGCTTGCGAGGAGGATTGTTATTGTGGGGGAGCTCTCTATTCCAGGTCCAGCGGCTCCTGCACCAGGTATAGTCTACCGCTCATTTATGGTAAAAGAAGAGGAGATATATCAACCACAGCCTTCATCAAGCTGATCCTGGGGAGCACCCCAACCATCCCCCCACCTCAAAGTCCAACATTAATCGATGAAGGAAACCAACGCCTAATTTCAACTATGGGCTTAAGTTTGGGTTCCGTTTCATGCTTGTGTTTTGTGATTGCGATATCTAGCTTCTTGATATACAGGCATCGAATGCAAAGTTatagaaagcttttagaaaataaaaattcaggATTTACCGAGCAGTTTACACTACGATCATTCTCTTTCAGTGAGCTAGATAAAGCAACGGATGGTTTCAAAGATGAGTTAGGTAGAGGTTCATTTGGAGTGGTTTATAAAGGAATTTTGCCAGGGGATAAGGATAGTAAAACTGTTGCTGTTAAGAAATTGGAAAAAGTTAAGGAAGGAGAAAGAGAGTTTCGAACTGAGATGGCAGTCATTGGAAGAACTAACCACCGGAACTTGGTTCGTTTGCTTGGTTTTTGTGTGGAAGGTTCAAGGAAGCTTCTTGTTTATGAATATTTGAGCAATGGCTCACTggcaaattttcttttcaacacCAGTGAAAGCCCAAATTGGAAAGAGAGAGCCAGAATTGCGTTGGACGTGGCTAAAGGCATCCTTTATTTGCATGAAGAGTGTGAGGTCTGTATAATCCATTGTAACATCAAGCCCCAAAACATACTCTTGGATGATTCTATGACTGCGAAAATTTCAGATTTCGGATTGGCAAAGCTACTGAGGCCTAATCAAACAAGCATTTCTGGGATCATAGGGACAGCAGGGCACTTGGCACCTGAATGGCAGAGGAATGCCTCTCTATCAGTAAAAGCTGATGTATACAGTTTTGGAGTCATACTCTTGGAGATAATATGCTGCAGGAGTAGCATAGATGTAGAAGTTTCAAATGCAGATGAGATACTTCTCTCAACTTGGGTATACAATTGCTTTGCTGCTGGAGAGTTGAATCAGCTTGTGGGAGGTGAAGAAGTGGACTTGAGAATGCTAGAAAGATTTGTGAAGGTGGGACTTTGGTGCATTCAAGATGATCCAACTTTGCGTCCTTTGGTGAAGAATGTGACCTTGATGCTGGAAGGAAAAATGGATGTACCAGTTCCTCCATTTCCATCACTTTCCCATGTTACTTATTAG
- the LOC18611779 gene encoding serine/threonine-protein kinase ATG1t isoform X2, with amino-acid sequence MEPEAMSCLSEPLTTGDYILKSKLGESSFSTIWKAMSKSSGEVVAVKQVCLCKLSKHLTNCLDCELNFLSSVNHPNIIRLLHVFQLESCLFLVLEFCAGGDLASYIRHHGRVQEKIARRFMQQLGAGLEVLQSHHIIHRDLKPENILLSGSKDDLVLKIADFGLSRRVDPGKYAETVCGSPLYMAPEVLQFQRYDEKVDMWSLGAILFELLNGYLPFHGRTNVQLLQNIKSCTCLPFSKLILPGLHPDCVDICSRLLSVNPVHRLSFQEFYQHKFLEQKEWETKSNSHTCEFECCRIHSKVCCRLDWCFYQVW; translated from the exons ATGGAACCTGAAGCCATGTCCTGCCTGTCGGAACCACTGACAACCGGGGACTATATATTGAAATCAAAGCTGGGAGAAAGTTCTTTTTCCACAATTTGGAAAGCAATGAGCAAATCAAGCGGAGAAGTAGTGGCAGTGAAGCAAGTTTGTCTTTGCAAGCTTAGCAAACACCTCACCAACTGTTTGGATTGTGAGCTTAATTTTCTGTCCTCTGTCAACCACCCCAACATCATTCGCCTTCTCCACGTTTTTCAG TTGGAAAGTTGTTTGTTCCTGGTCCTGGAGTTCTGTGCTGGAGGAGACCTAGCCTCTTACATTCGGCATCATGGAAGAGTTCAAGAGAAAATAGCTAGAAGATTTATGCAGCAACTTG GAGCTGGTTTGGAAGTTTTGCAGTCCCATCATATCATTCACAGAGACCTGAAACCAGAG AACATTCTACTGTCTGGCTCCAAGGATGATTTGGTACTGAAGATAGCTGATTTTGGTCTTtcaag ACGTGTAGATCCAGGCAAGTATGCTGAGACAGTATGTGGATCCCCATTGTATATGGCTCCAGAAGTACTACAATTTCAAAGATATGATGAGAAG GTTGACATGTGGAGTCTTGGTGCAATTCTTTTTGAGCTTCTTAATGGTTACCTACCTTTCCATGGTAGGACTAATGTTCAG CTACTTCAGAATATCAAATCATGTACATGCCTTCCGTTTTCGAAGCTCATTCTTCCAGGATTACATCCAGACTGTGTTGACATATGTTCAAGACTTCTTTCTGTAAATCCAG TTCATCGCCTGTCCTTTCAAGAATTCTATCAGCATAAGTTTTTAGAACAAAAAGAATGGGAAACTAAAAGCAACTCTCATACTTGTGAGTTTGAATGCTGCAGAATTCATTCCAAG GTATGCTGTAGATTAGACTGGTGTTTTTATCAAGTTTGGTGA